DNA from Gracilinanus agilis isolate LMUSP501 chromosome 3, AgileGrace, whole genome shotgun sequence:
TTAATCTCAATATTTatatgctttcatgcaatataacTACCTTGAAAAATTATCATAATCTTTACTAGcttgcttattgaatgaatgtttTCCTGTGTATGAAATAAATCATacctaaagttttaaaaaataatctttatttcaCTAACAATAAGCATAAATCATAAGCTTGTTTTTCTTTAGTAAAAAGTTGACAAAGAGTCAATTGTTGTAGCTGTTATTCACCACTCCCCTCTCCTTGGTTCTCTGTGCAATGGGTGGTTGAAAAATTGCTGAAGTTTTCCTGTAACACTTGGTCATATTTGTTCATGCTGATATGACCTTCAGAGACTGCTCCATAGCCCTCATTCAGCTCCTGGCTAGACGGGTTGCCGTAAGTAGACTGGTTTAGCAAACTCATGCCTCCTCTCATCTGGGGATCATAAGCACTGCTGTCTGCTTCTGTTGTGGAATTCAAGAAGAGCTCTATGTATCTGTGCTGCATGTTTACTTTGTCTTTAGACATAGCTGCCACAGCATCTTCGTGAGTAGCAAATTCAACATCGGCTTCTCCGGTCACTCTGCCATCAGATCCAATTTCAATGTATGTTCTTCTTGGTTTGAGTGGTAAGAAAAAATCACAGATATCATTTTCAGTAGCTTTGTAAGGTAATCCTCTCATGTGCACGTAATGGCCTGCAGGACTCTGGTGGAAGGTAGGCCTGCTATCTCTGTAGCTGTAACCGGACATCTCCGAGGAGTAATTATGGTATCTTCCAAAGCAATTGTCATCATAGCATCTGCATCCATCTTCATGGGTACCACATCTCATTCCTGCAAACCCGACTCCTCTCCCAAGAGCGTTATAGTCTCTGCCAGCCTGGGGCCTGTCATAAGAATCTGAATGCTGCTTAGCCATCAGCTTTCGAGGAGGATCATAATGTGTCTGAACTTCTGCCTGGCTGCTCTTGAAGATCTCAATGTATCGGTGCCCTATTTTTTCCATGTGTTTCTTTAGAGCCTTTTCAGCTATTTCCTGTGAAGCGAACTGCACAAAGGCTTCACCAGTGTCCCTCCCTTGGAAATCCACTAGCAACGTTATCCCATTTGGCATGATTTCCAGCcctgaaaaaaactgaacaatttCTTCCTTATTACACCCAAACGGGAGACCTCTAAGGCGCACGAAGCCATCTCTGGCAGTGTTGAGACTATTCGGAGCAGTATGCTTCAACACCCAGTCCATCTCAATGTAGTTTGACTTGAATACTTCCACATATCTGTGTCCCAtagtttctctatcttttttcaaTGCCAATGTGACTTCATCTTCAGATTCGAGTTCAACGAATGCCTCTCCTCTTGGTCTGCCCTCTCTGGTATAGATGAAATGAATGCCTGCTGCTCCATTTTGAATTTTGCATTCTGAGAAGAATTGTTGGACGTCACTGGCTGAGCATGACCATGGCAAGCCCCGGACCTTCACCACAAAGCCTTCTTCTCCTTTGGTGCTCAGCATCATCTTGTCTAGTTAGTAGCGGCAGCAACAGCTTGAAATGTGACTGTCTGGATCCTTGACTTCAGCTTCTctgcaaagaaaatcaattaattttttagttgactGCCTAGTGATCTCTAAATAAACATCATGTTATCTGTGAAAGGGATTGTCTAAATGAAACATCATATCATCCTCTTTAACTGTatttattccctcaatttctttttcttgtgttaCTGATATCTTCCTGGTGCCACACCTTGCTCTCTGTCTCCTGTGCCACCTGGCTTCCTCAATGAAGGGCTTTTGTATTCTTGCAGAGTTAGAAAAGGGCCATTTCAGGATCTTTAACTTTAAGGGtcccaaaggaataaaaagactaACATAGGGACTGGGGATAGTTTTGTTCTTTACCACTGGTTTCAAGTGGGgggaaaatggagggaaaagggaaaaaaacgaATGGATAGGATTTTATTCTTTCACATAATTAGAGTGTATTAAAGTATATAAACCTGAAGGTGAGTAGAGGAGgaaagagtatttattaagctcctactatgtggcAGAGACTGCCTTAAGAACTTTAGAAATATCATGTTGCTCCATGTTCCACAATAGCCTTTGGAgcaaggtgctattattattcatcccatttttcatttgaggaaactaaggcagatagaggtttagttacttgctcagggtatatacatacatatacagggTATAAAtacagctagtatttgaggccTGAATTGAACTTCAAGTCTTATTCATTCTCCCTGAGCTCTATTCAGTGTTCCACCTACCTAGGGGAAGAAGGAGTCGGAATATTTATCATGAACTTCACTTTGCTCTAAGCAAAGAAAGGTGGAAGACGAACCAAACACACACAGCTGGGGTAAGGATACAATAAATATAAGGAGAAAATAGAGGAGAGAGctggaagagggaagagatagTCAATAAAGCTGTTATTAATCACTAACTATCTCACCAGACATTGAGCTAAGATGCTAAGGGTACAAAAAAGGCACAAACATAGTcactgggggcaactgggtagctcagtggagtgagagtcaggcctagagacaggaggtcctaggttcaaacccggcctcagccacttcccagctgtgtgaccctgggcaagtcacttgacccccattgcccacccttaccaatcttccacctatgagacaatacaccgaagtacaagggttaaaaaaacaaaaacaaaaacaaaacatagtcactgccctcaagaCCTCACCTTTGTAAATGGGAAGTAATCTCAGAGCCAGGGTTGGGGAAGGGGtagatagagaagagaaaggcttcctgcagaaggtaggatttgagctgaattttgaaagaagccaagagacAGGAAAGGGCATTCGAGTCATGGGAGACAGTGAAAAAGCATGGGAATTAGGCAATGTAGTGTCTTGTGGGGAAAATAGCAAGAAGACCATTATTGCTGCATGGTAGAGTTCATAAAGGGGATAAGAACATTAGAAGACTGGAAATATGTAtaagaaggggccaggttatgaagggctaattttaaaaggcaaagacTTCTTCTTGGAGGTAGTAGGGAGCCATCGGAGTTTATTGTATATGGGAGAGAGGTGACTTGATCATAACTGAACTTGGTAAGATCAGTTTGGTAGCCGAGTGAAGGAGAGATGGCAATGGGAAAAGATAAGAAAGTGTGTTTTTTATCAATTAGCAAACTATTTAAGGGAAATACAAACAGTGGTTATGTTTACGGATAAAGGATGCTGTAAAAtaagatacagaaagagaaaggaaagaaaatgcataaTACTGTAACTTTTTGAACCacaaacaaaaaatgtttagTTTGCTTTTTAAGGCAGGTGATATTAAGTGCAAAATTGTATTTCCCTGTGGGTCCACTTTCCCTTCTGACAAAGAAACTATAAGAGACAGGGCAGTAGTAATAGATCTTGACACTGCAGCATTTCAGCGCTAGGTTCTCTTCTTCAGAAAGCTAAATGGTCTAGGCATGATAGGATGAAGGTCTGTCTCCCTATGTAAAAGTAGAAATGACAGGATGTGGCAACTGATTTGGATATGTAAAGAGGTCTGCCCTGTGCCTTTTCCCCTGAAACCTAGAAGACTCTCCCTTCCTCACCTCTACCCACCAACCTTTATGGCTTcattcaagattcagctcaaatatCCCACTTTCTGGACCAGACCTTTCCCATCACCCTTTTACTCCCTTTCCCCTCTGTGACGAATCTAATGCTAAAATCAGGCTAACCTCAGGACAAACAGCCAGgctctattatccccatttgaatACTTACAGAGTTGTGAGTTAGGATATTACAGGTATTCAAATCTCTATttcacagataatgaaactgagtcTTGGGCAGAGTAGGTAAAAAACCTTGGTCATGGAGCTACAACCACGTCACACGGACTGATTCAAACCCTTTACCTCTAATTGACTTTAAGTCCCCATAACAGGTCATCCCTCAATTTTCATAAGATCATTTCCCCAGGAGGAAACTTACCTTTGTTGTCTTTCTAGAAATCAGGAGCACAGCTGCAGCTGGAACCTACATTCTGAGCAGGGATCTCTCAAACTGAGCCGGTTGGGGGCTTTTTATACAGTGCGTTCCCCAGGGATCTCTCCTTTCTCAATCCAACCAGTTAGAAAGATATGAACTCACAACTTCGTAATAAGTAGCTCGATGGAAAAAATCTTTGTCCATCCTCACCAAAGACCACTTCCCAGGGCTTAAGGTTACCCTAGCAGCTCTAGACTGAGAGTCTCATTTAGTTACTTTAAAGCTGAGAGAACTTTCTGAGACAACAAAGTATTCATACCTCGGAAACAATGAAGAGAGTTTATTCCCTTGCTACTTTCTTGATCATACCAGTCTCCTAAATACTTACTAAGTGTAAACAGAGGGAGGCTTCAGTCTTCTTGGCAACGGAGATATTTTTATTGAATGTCCATATATTTCTGGAAGAGCTGACAACAAGATACCAGCAGTCTTCTGAGTAAGCCTACCAGGGCCCAGGATTCACTTTTTCTGATCTCTGGACCATCTACCAGAAGGGAGCCAAAGCATCCTCAGGAGACAGTCCCCGGGGCAGGAAAGTTACATGGGCCAGGCAACGAAGTCATGGCATCAAGAAGGAAGGTCctagagagacaaacagagaaggAATGACTTCCCCAGGCTGAGGAAGAGTCCTGGACCAGGTACCAATGTTAGCTAGCTGGGTTTCTGGTGTGGGCGATAGGATTTAGATTTAGGAAATGAGCTACCCCAAAGCCTAGACACCTGAGGCAATAGAAAGAATCTGAAAGGCTAAATTTGCGTATCTTTTAATAAAGGTCAGCAGCCTTTCATACCTAGTACTGGCACATTTGCCCTATGTCTTTCCCAGACacagtcataataataataataataataataataacaacgaacatttccaaagcactttgaggtttgctAAAGGCTCTTTACACATGTGATTTCATTAGAAcctaacaacaaccctgggagattggtgttattatacccattttacagatggggaaagagaCTGaatgaggttaaataatttaaataacttgctcaggttCTTATACCTACAGTCTTAAGCAAGATTGGAATTCAGGTGTTACGTATACTAAGACCAGCAATCTGTCACCACCTGCCTCAAATCTCTGCATTCTTGTAAGACCAACCCTGAATCTGGTTCTCAAGACCTGAATCTGCATCCAGGGTTTCTCCATTCTTCCCACGCTGTCCCACTTCCATTGGTAAGCACCAACAAGCTATGGGGCCATCACCAGCACCCCCAGAGACCCAATTACTCTTGTACTGTTAAATCAAATCTAGTcaaaccaataagcatttattaaggcctactatgtgcctggcactatgctaggcactagaTTGCCCGttaatcattcaacaaacacAAGCCTTAAAAGTGCTTCCCCCAAACCCTCTGAAAAATAGGAGCTACAATTATTTCACTATAGTTTGATGGTCTAACAACTAGACATCTTTAACCATTCAATGGCTACTATTAGAAGGTTTCCCCAATCCCTATGAAAAAATGATCGCTGCTGTAAcaactatcaatcaatcaacaggttGGGAGGCTGAGAGTGCCACAATGGCTGAGGTGTAGATCAGCCACAGAAAGGAATTCAGCCCAGTGGTATTTAGAGGGAAGAAATTATCTGCAGGCCAGTAGTGTTTGGTCTTAAAAAAtccatataaaatgagaaattatgtCCTAAAAAATCACTTCTCTAAGTGATAAAAACGCTGGGCAAGAGGAGCTACTTCAGGCTTCTCCAGACTTGATGGAAAGGCAGTTTTGTAGGCAAgggttttctttgttgttgtttctttacAAGCCATtattgttgtttaaaaaaaaaaaaacaccttaccttctgtcttagaaccaatactgtgccAGATCTGAgatcaggaagatatcttcctgactctaggccccccactttatccactatatcatctagtttttaaaacctttcattatttttttctttcagtgttGCATTAAATCTTTtcttagaagcagctaggtggctcagtggatagagaaccaggatagagaaaggaggtcctggttttaaaatatggcctcagacatttcccagctatgtgaccctggacaagtcacctaactccaattgcttataccttaaagctcttctgctttagcagcaatacttatatcaattctaagaaaaaaggtaaggattaaaaaaaaaaaagctaccccCAAAGGTCAATAAGAAAGGTGCTATAGAAAATTGTCCCTTGCTactcccccctccaaaaaaaaaaatcagtgtgagAAGCTGTAAATACCACACTCTCTGGAATTCTTGCCTACCTATGAATTCACTTAGACAATAAATGAAGACAGTATAGTGAAGTAGAAAAAGCCTTGGAGACAgctcagaaagagagagactgagtttgaatctagttCTGCCATTTACCTAGGATTTTCAGCAAATCATCTAAACTCTTTCTGCTTCTCTGtgtcctcatcagtaaaatgagggaggctTTCCTaacatttctacatttttttttatatctaggACACTGTCTATGATGTTTTTATGATCTTTAAGTCAGCATTATACCCTTCTGTACACTGTGTGACAATGTTATTATTTGATGCATATTTAATTTTGTCAGTTGAGTTTATTTCAAGTTAGTGTGTCCTTGGATCCACCAAATTGGGGGAAGGGGGTCTTGGAAAAGGCTCCAAGAAGTACCAGTCATTTTGTCCAAGATGAACTTCATAGCCTTTAAACTGTCATGGACTGCCATGATGGGAACCATCacatctctgaaaaagaaaaacgAATTAATAGTCTACAAGAAGGAGTTTGGTCAGCCTTTATTAAAAGGTTAACTGATGTTAACAAAGATTGTCCCATTGTCCTTCTATTGGTATTTGGAGCATGGCAGGGATCATGCCTTGTTAAACCCCAACCTTGAATTTCTCCCACCACCGTTGGTTgccccttttgtttcttttcatgtGCTGCTAAAGGAATCTGAAGAAAGTGATCAATCCATATTAACCTGGTCCATTACATATTTCTTACATAACCTCAACAGGGCTCTCACTGCAGAAAGGCAATCCTTTcatatctctaatttattttttgttctacAGTAGTCTATTACAAACATTTTTATGCCTCTCAAGCCTCCAACAgcactcccctccccctgcctTTTCCTTACCCATTCAGCTGATTGAATCCTTGGACATAggtccctctttctccctcctcacctcaaaTAAATCTGATGTCTTCTCCCATTAtctcctttatcttttttccttatgaagAGGTGGACCTATTCTTTGGTAAGGGAAACCCTTCTATATGCACCTTTGATTTCAGTCCATCCTTTCCTTTGCAACAGATTATCCActcaattttccccattttccctaATATTTGGCCTCTCCCTGCCTTTTGGCTCCTGAATTCTACTTACAAAGAGGCCCATGACTCCCCTATGatatatcatttgattttccCTAGGTGTTCATGACAATTCTCTTTCCTAGTTCTCTGAGGTGTCTGACTactctttcttattctccttgTTTGATTCTTCATCCAAATTCCCTACCCTTGggacagtgcctggctcatagcaAGTACTTACTAAATGATTATTAGTTAATTGACTGCCTGCTCAGTGTATAGGTAGGTTCTGCCAAGAAAGACAATCAGTCCTGAATCACTCCACTGTCTTTTGGAAGCTGGCTAAGGACTTCTCCAAGAATACAGGTACTCCCAATCTCACTAACTAAGACAGACCATGCAACATAATGATCCATATATCATAATCAAGATATCACTCCCCTACATACAGACTAGCAATTATTGGATATTTGACACTGTCAGCCTGTCTGGGTTAGGATATGAAAATcgttgttttatagatgaggaaaatgaaatttaagaagAGTAAGAAGATTGACCATAATCATGGAACCAGGATCACTAGGTACTGattcaaattctttatttttttaaaaacccttaccaatactgtgtattggctccaaggcagaaaagtggtaagggctaggcaatgggggttaagtagcttgcccagggtcacacagctgggaagtatctgagggcagatttgaacccaggacctcccatctctaggcctggctctcaatccattgagctacccagttgccccctgccATACCTCTTTAAACTAAGTCCCTAAACAGACCAGCTCTCAGTTTTCACAActctaaaagagaaagggagaaaatatacTTTTTCTATCCTGCTAGGTGGCTTCTTAGTCAGGAATACAGCTGCAACTGGAATCTAGACTCTGAGGAGGAAACTTTCAAATGAGCCAGTAATGGGTTTTTATGTACTTTTTCCAGggatctcttccctttcccattggCATATGAATAAAGTGTGAATTGCCACCCTAGTGATGAGTGTCAGAGTAGAAAAATTGTTTTGTTTCCCTTAACCAAGGAACACCCTTCAGTATTTGGATACCCTCTTCCCCAGTACTTAATTTAGTTACATTTAATTCCACACTTTCCAAGTATATCAAAATATCTAATCTTCAGACACAAAACTCCAAAGAATTAATCACATCAGTCTTCTAAGCACTTTCTAAGGGTAATGTACTTAAAGAGAGGCTCAAGTCTTCTTTGTAGCAAAAGAGCTTTTGACCAAATGATCACATATTTCTTCTACCCTGACAAAAGGGTCCCAATATCTGAGCAAGCCAAGAAGCTTCACTTTTTCTGATCTCTGCACTATATTAGAATCACTAGAAGGGACTCAAAGCATCCTCAGTAGCTACTGTCTTTGGAGCAGGGAACTAATACAGATCATGTGTGGTAGATGGAAGATGAAATGATGGAGGAATCAAAGGTTCAAGCTTCTGAGCACAGTATTTTATTAAGCAATATATGCCAAATGCATAACAAATTGGCACTCGTGGCCTTCTTCAGCTCTGGCATTGGACCCTAAATACCAGGGGagacattttatgtatttaaaacaattaatcaaGTAAGACCAACTAATAGCATGATCTatactattacacatgtaaatcATTATCAGAAtatttgccatctcagggagaagggaagggaaagaaggagggagaaaaggtgaaaatttggctcaaacttcAATTGAGGGAGGAAAATTAAAtagtcaataatttttaaaataataatagtaataataattaacattgcTTGACACTTTAAGGATTACTAAAAGGCtcttttcatctatttcttttaaacctAACAAACCCTACAAGATAGCTATTCTTATATTCACTTTGCACATGAGAAAACAGGCTGAAAGAGATTAAGTTAAGAATCGGAAACAGATTGAAAGTCAGGTGGTCTAAGTACCAAGATCAGCACTCTgtcaccacctagcttcctcgaATCTCCTCTGCTTTTTAATAGGATCTGGCTCCCGTGACCTGAGCCTGCTTCCCATTTCTCCAGTCTATCACATTTCCATTAAGATGCACCAACAAATACTTGAGCCAATCCTAGCCAATATCTAGTCTCTGCCTGGGGCCTAGGTATAGCCTAGCAGAAAGTGGCATCACCTAGCAAAGGCACAATGGGCCCTGAGCCCTAAAAGCTGAACATCAAATAAGACCAGAGAGAACACTAATATGCATAATTTTTACTCTGATTTCTATCCCCCAGGAACTGCTAATATCACAACCTATAAAGTAAATGGAACCATGGGAGCAGTCACCCCAGAGCTGGCTTACTTTTTCCCTCCCAAGATGGAACCATGACCTGGGTCAATGCCAATCTATGGGTTAGGAGCCATTTCTTTCAATTAGTTACTGACTAGCCTCTGAAGACACCTAAAgtaaaaatctcttttctcaGCCAATTCCTTACTAATATGATCCCTGTGGCCTAGAACCCTCAGTGGTGCCAACTTGCTTGTTGGGGAATAACTGCCTTTTGTTATTGACACAGATGCTCCATTTGTCTCAGCTTTTCTTGGATACAGCCAACAGCATATTCTTTTACTGAGTGGTAAAAATATTTAGGCTAGCCTATGCAATTTTGCTCatcattattttatatcttatcttCTAAATATCAGTTAGCTTCTCACCCAGGCAGAGAGAATCACCTAGTCAGGgatttattctcttattttcttggtacagatttatattttgcttttataataaagaatttttaaaatgaaaaataaaaagaggaaaaggaagatgtccttatttttttttatttatttttaaacccttgccttccatcttagaatcaatactgtgtattgggtccaaggcagaagagtagtaagggctaggcaaagggggttaagtgacttgcccagggtcgcagagctaggaagtatctgaggtcggatttgaacccaggacctccaatctctgggcctgactctcaatccactgagccacccagttgcccccctagATGCCCTGATTCTTGATATTTACTCTATAAAACTGATTCAAGTCCCAGTTCTATATTAGGAAACAAACaacataatatggaaaaaatgaaagaccCAGGCTACaaggtgcctggcatatagtaagtacttagtgCCTGTTGTATCCACTATGAGTCCTCTATGCTTTCCTTCTATGATGGATTATAACCTGGGCTAAATCCTGTATAGGGCTGTTATGAGTAAAGTCAgacaatcagtatttattaagcatcttctatggtAGTGGTTCCTaaaccttttttggcctaccgccccctttccagaaaaaaatattatttagtgccgcctagaaattatgaaactatttattgaactcagaatagaatgtaatacaaaaaaagtgtggccatcactgctcctcctggatcgctgcagcacccaccagggggcggtagcccccactttgggaatcactggtctatgggAAAGGCACAGTGTTAATACATGTCTATACTGGTCTATCTGTTTACAAGTCTTTCTCACACACTCCAAGAGGCAGAAAGCACTTCAGAGATCACTTTGGTCAATATAGAACAGGCCAAGAAGAACTTTTTAATCCTAACAATAAACTCCAAGCAGAGGCAAATCTACTACATTCTGGGTTTTATCCTTGCTATTTCCTTTGCAGGTTAAAAATTCACAATTCCTGCCTGAGTTGGCATGTTTTCCAGCCTTCTCACCAGCCCACTTGTCCTTTTAGATGTGCTCCATGGAGTTTTCCTTCTTTGAAGTGATGATGTTCAACTGTGCTGGcttctctttgaaccaattttgaggttttcttggcagatactggagtggcttaccatttcttctgcagctcattttatagatgaggaactaaggcaaacaggatgaaatgacttgcccagggtcacacagctagtaagtgtttgaagctggatttgaattcaagaagatgaatttcCATGATTCCAAACACTGGACAACCTAACTGCCCTTCCTCTAAGTAGGTTATACTTAGTAGGTGCTTTGTTGGCTGCTGTGCTGAATTGATCAAGGTCATAAACTTCCTCTTCCTGGTGTCTGTGGAGAGAGCTCTTTGATGCATTTAGAAGAGTTTTAGAGttaaatgttaattaaatcaGGTGCCAGAGCAGAGAGCTGAGAGGATAACCAAGCACTGAAATGTAATGATTGATGAGGGAGAAGTTAGGGATGTTTCTACTATTCTCCTCCTGATGAGGCTGGATTTaagtgaaagggaaaagagaaccCTGGAAGGAAAAGTAATACAAAATCCCAGTAATAGCTCAGTTTGAGAAGTCTCCTATCAGGATCCAGGTTCCAGCTGGAGTTGTGTTCCTGACTGAAAGGATATCAAAGGTAGGTTTTCTCCTGAGTGACTGCTTTTTTTCTTGCAGATTTCGGAAAACTGAGAACAGGCTTTTTAAGGGGAATTGGAGGAAATAGCATATGGGGTTTATATCCGTGTCTGTAACAGTCATGGCTCCATGGCCACAGTCAAGTTTCTTACACtgcctaaacctcagtttcctcgtctataaactGGTGACTTTAATGCCTGCAATATCTTTATTCACTCAGGCTGTTAATATCAACTATCCAGAAATTGGCAGGAAACAGGTTGTGAGGTTAGCTTGAAGACACCATTTAGATCAAGTCCACTCAGAAAGGAagcaatgtttttcttctgatccACGATTATGTTGGTCTAGACCAGCAGTGGTGAACATTTTAAAGATCagatgcccaaactgcacctttaag
Protein-coding regions in this window:
- the LOC123238762 gene encoding heterogeneous nuclear ribonucleoprotein H-like, which produces MMLSTKGEEGFVVKVRGLPWSCSASDVQQFFSECKIQNGAAGIHFIYTREGRPRGEAFVELESEDEVTLALKKDRETMGHRYVEVFKSNYIEMDWVLKHTAPNSLNTARDGFVRLRGLPFGCNKEEIVQFFSGLEIMPNGITLLVDFQGRDTGEAFVQFASQEIAEKALKKHMEKIGHRYIEIFKSSQAEVQTHYDPPRKLMAKQHSDSYDRPQAGRDYNALGRGVGFAGMRCGTHEDGCRCYDDNCFGRYHNYSSEMSGYSYRDSRPTFHQSPAGHYVHMRGLPYKATENDICDFFLPLKPRRTYIEIGSDGRVTGEADVEFATHEDAVAAMSKDKVNMQHRYIELFLNSTTEADSSAYDPQMRGGMSLLNQSTYGNPSSQELNEGYGAVSEGHISMNKYDQVLQENFSNFSTTHCTENQGEGSGE